The Amycolatopsis sp. 195334CR genome window below encodes:
- a CDS encoding ABC transporter permease gives MTTAESLAPVRPLQRGRLQWAITDTLVLTKRSLRHIPRIPDQLIFATVNPIIFVLLFRYVFGGAIGTPGMTYPDFLMAGIFVQTVAFGAVNSGVGLAEDMSRGLVNRFRSLPMAPSAVLTGRILADVVRNSLIIVTGVLIGLVVGFRPTAGVGGWVAAIALLLLVSLTFSWVSSTIGLMVRNAEGAQSANYIWLLPLTFASSAFVPTESMPAGLRVFADYQPITVIVDAVRGFLLDEPLGWRGWGAFAWCVVLVAICAPIAVRKFQRRAMS, from the coding sequence GTGACCACGGCCGAATCCCTCGCCCCCGTCCGCCCGCTCCAGCGCGGCCGGCTGCAGTGGGCGATCACCGACACCCTGGTGCTGACCAAGCGCAGCCTGCGCCACATCCCCCGCATCCCCGACCAGCTGATCTTCGCCACGGTCAACCCGATCATCTTCGTGCTGCTGTTCCGGTACGTCTTCGGCGGCGCGATCGGCACGCCCGGCATGACCTACCCGGACTTCCTGATGGCCGGGATCTTCGTGCAGACGGTGGCCTTCGGCGCGGTCAACTCCGGCGTCGGGCTGGCCGAGGACATGAGCCGCGGGCTGGTCAACCGGTTCCGCTCGCTGCCGATGGCGCCCTCCGCGGTGCTCACCGGCCGCATCCTCGCCGACGTGGTGCGCAACTCGCTGATCATCGTCACCGGCGTGCTGATCGGCCTGGTGGTCGGCTTCCGGCCGACCGCGGGCGTCGGCGGCTGGGTGGCCGCGATCGCGCTGCTCCTGCTGGTCAGCCTCACCTTCTCCTGGGTGTCCTCGACCATCGGGCTGATGGTGCGCAACGCCGAGGGCGCGCAGTCGGCGAACTACATCTGGCTGCTGCCGCTGACCTTCGCCAGCAGCGCCTTCGTGCCGACCGAGTCGATGCCGGCCGGGCTGCGGGTCTTCGCCGACTACCAGCCGATCACCGTGATCGTCGACGCGGTCCGCGGTTTCCTGCTGGACGAGCCGCTCGGCTGGCGCGGCTGGGGTGCCTTCGCCTGGTGCGTGGTGCTCGTGGCGATCTGCGCGCCGATCGCGGTGCGCAAGTTCCAGCGCCGCGCGATGAGCTGA
- a CDS encoding ATP-binding cassette domain-containing protein, translated as MSDQTPALVVDGLYKRYGDVEAVNGLSFSARRGTVLGLLGPNGAGKTTTVQIISTLLPFDRGTVTVLGKDVVRDARALRSEIGLTGQYTALDEYLTGYENLEMIGQLYHLSGADARRRANELLARFELVEAGKRLVKTYSGGMRRRLDLAASLIVNPALLILDEPTTGLDPHSRQTVWQMVRELVAGGTSLLLTTQYLEEAEELADDIVVIDGGTVVAQGTPDSLKTQVGGARLEVHLAADAKATVALEALERFSTASAEMNPETGVITVPAIKEPRLLAKVIRELDDLEIGVEDVRLREPTLDEVFLTLTGKNAVPAEPQQA; from the coding sequence ATGTCCGACCAGACCCCCGCGCTGGTGGTCGACGGCCTGTACAAGCGCTACGGCGACGTCGAGGCGGTCAACGGGCTGAGCTTCTCCGCCCGCCGCGGTACCGTGCTCGGCCTGCTCGGGCCGAACGGCGCGGGCAAGACCACCACCGTGCAGATCATCTCCACGCTGCTCCCGTTCGACCGCGGCACGGTCACCGTGCTGGGCAAGGACGTGGTGCGCGACGCCAGGGCGCTGCGCTCCGAGATCGGCCTCACCGGCCAGTACACCGCGCTCGACGAGTACCTCACCGGCTACGAGAACCTCGAGATGATCGGCCAGCTCTACCACCTCAGCGGGGCCGACGCGCGCCGCCGGGCGAACGAGCTGCTCGCCCGCTTCGAACTGGTCGAAGCCGGGAAGCGCCTGGTCAAGACCTACTCCGGCGGCATGCGGCGGCGGCTGGACCTGGCCGCCAGCCTGATCGTCAACCCGGCGCTGCTGATCCTCGACGAGCCGACCACCGGACTCGACCCGCACAGCAGGCAGACCGTCTGGCAGATGGTCCGCGAACTGGTCGCCGGCGGCACCTCGCTGCTGCTGACCACCCAGTACCTGGAGGAAGCCGAGGAACTGGCCGACGACATCGTGGTGATCGACGGCGGCACGGTGGTCGCGCAGGGCACCCCGGATTCGCTGAAGACCCAGGTCGGCGGCGCCCGGCTGGAGGTGCACCTGGCCGCCGACGCCAAGGCGACCGTCGCGCTCGAAGCGCTCGAACGGTTCAGCACCGCCTCCGCCGAGATGAACCCCGAGACCGGCGTGATCACCGTGCCCGCGATCAAGGAGCCGCGCCTGCTGGCGAAGGTGATCCGCGAGCTCGACGACCTGGAGATCGGCGTCGAGGACGTGCGCCTGCGCGAACCGACGCTCGACGAGGTCTTCCTGACCCTGACCGGCAAGAACGCCGTGCCCGCCGAACCCCAGCAAGCCTGA
- a CDS encoding MarR family winged helix-turn-helix transcriptional regulator yields the protein MSAPASGRQPGTESDQIPARDIVAILFDTSRRLCLQSDRLLGATIGLSEARARLLVTVSEMEPARMGRLASDLGVSPRSVTSMVDALERDGLITREPDPEDRRATLLRLTADSRARMSRLFDAQHQLAEDLLAPLGEDDRANLHRMLTVLWHSAGPDGAPRSGRPGEVTG from the coding sequence ATGTCCGCCCCCGCTTCCGGCCGTCAACCCGGCACCGAGAGTGACCAGATCCCGGCCAGGGACATCGTCGCGATCCTGTTCGACACCTCGCGCCGGTTGTGCCTGCAGTCCGATCGCCTGCTCGGCGCCACCATCGGGCTGTCCGAGGCCCGCGCCCGCCTGCTGGTCACCGTCAGTGAGATGGAGCCCGCGCGGATGGGCAGGCTCGCCAGTGATCTAGGGGTTAGCCCACGTTCGGTGACCAGCATGGTCGACGCCCTCGAACGCGACGGGCTGATCACCAGGGAGCCCGACCCGGAGGACCGCCGCGCCACCCTGCTGCGGCTCACCGCGGACAGCCGGGCCAGGATGTCGCGGCTCTTCGACGCCCAGCACCAGCTCGCCGAGGACCTCCTCGCCCCGCTCGGGGAGGACGACCGGGCGAACCTGCACCGGATGCTCACCGTGCTGTGGCACAGCGCGGGCCCGGATGGGGCGCCCCGATCGGGGCGCCCCGGCGAGGTGACGGGTTGA
- a CDS encoding acetate uptake transporter: MTTVRSEPAPAEPVTESAKAASTAAPGTESAAAVPVASESAAAAPVAGSVAGEAAGWTPEAPSSRASSAYLALGYLCFSTTLFILAVFHAGLVSFNFIVAVFPTAIFFGGVAQFIAGIWAYSQRNFFAAVTFTSFAAFWLSYSLYTWLFLPQLVANFGNSVTAATGSFTLAWGLVALFTTIAARRVNRAVFGLLSLTTLMYLFITIGQYAVAPPVDLVGGVFALVAALLGLYVGAAYLINGSYRRVVLPLGEPRS; encoded by the coding sequence ATGACCACAGTGCGTTCCGAGCCCGCACCGGCCGAGCCGGTGACCGAGTCAGCGAAGGCCGCATCGACGGCCGCACCGGGGACCGAATCGGCGGCGGCCGTGCCGGTGGCGAGCGAGTCGGCGGCGGCCGCGCCGGTGGCCGGGTCGGTGGCGGGCGAAGCGGCGGGCTGGACTCCCGAAGCGCCGTCGAGCCGGGCGAGTTCGGCGTATCTGGCGCTGGGCTACCTCTGCTTCTCGACCACCCTGTTCATCCTGGCGGTGTTCCACGCGGGGCTGGTCTCGTTCAACTTCATCGTCGCGGTGTTCCCGACGGCGATCTTCTTCGGTGGGGTGGCGCAGTTCATCGCCGGTATCTGGGCGTATTCACAGCGTAATTTCTTCGCCGCCGTCACCTTCACCTCGTTCGCCGCGTTCTGGCTGAGCTATTCGCTCTACACCTGGCTGTTCCTGCCGCAACTGGTGGCGAACTTTGGTAATTCTGTTACTGCCGCCACCGGTAGTTTCACCCTGGCGTGGGGATTGGTGGCGCTGTTCACCACCATCGCCGCGCGGCGGGTGAACCGCGCGGTGTTCGGGCTGCTTTCGCTGACCACGCTGATGTACTTGTTCATCACCATCGGCCAGTACGCGGTGGCACCGCCGGTCGACCTGGTGGGCGGGGTCTTCGCGCTGGTCGCGGCGCTGCTGGGGCTCTACGTCGGCGCCGCCTACCTGATCAACGGCAGCTACCGCCGGGTCGTGCTGCCACTGGGCGAACCGCGCTCGTAG
- a CDS encoding AMP-binding protein: MPFSTVGSRTETVVEAVRLAAATTPGKLAFTFLENGETESARYDFAGLDAAARRVAARLQADGLAGGRVLLAINPGPDYVAAFFGCLYAGATAVPCYPPRQHGKSRELAAIAVDSGAGAVLTAGGMAATVAERFAETVEDSHFPVLDVDTVDDELTGSWTPPEIGGDDLAFLQYTSGSTGAPKGVMVRHRDIVRHVGHMYRRFELTGTSTAVSWLPPFHDMGLIAFILMPAVMAYHAVLMTPRDFVTRPARWLEAISRYRGEMVAAPDFAYELCADRVTDDELSGLDLSSWRHACNGAEPVRAETIERFTERFAPRGFQPETFRPCYGLAEVTLAAAVPLSGSRPVIIERTWDTEEQGKRLVGCGVPLDDHELVIVDPETRERTGDGTLGEIWVTGPSIPAGYWNREEETERTFRATLAGGDAHYLRTGDMGLVQDGELYVAGRYKDLIIIRGRNYAPSDIEHLVGPCHPRNRASGTAAFSVTAGGAERLVVVQEVRTRRESDFEAIVEAVRRRVLEELEITVDVVVLTKPTALPKTTSGKIQRRACRARFLAGSLETLHEWRAATGERAAGPVELEDGWSGTAEAMEILLAENVGRVIGSDVALIDRAQPFSTQGLDSVRGAEFTGNLSVLLGVPVPAAALYEYPSIRDLARHLVEQRAAGEGTGDDR, encoded by the coding sequence ATGCCGTTTTCCACCGTCGGAAGCAGAACGGAAACCGTCGTCGAAGCCGTCCGGCTGGCGGCGGCCACCACCCCGGGAAAGCTCGCCTTCACCTTTCTCGAAAACGGTGAGACCGAAAGCGCGCGCTACGATTTCGCCGGTCTCGACGCTGCGGCCCGCCGGGTGGCCGCCCGGTTGCAGGCCGACGGCCTGGCCGGTGGCCGCGTGCTGCTGGCGATCAATCCCGGCCCGGACTACGTGGCGGCGTTCTTCGGCTGCCTCTACGCCGGGGCGACCGCGGTGCCCTGCTACCCGCCGCGGCAGCACGGCAAGTCGCGGGAACTGGCCGCGATCGCGGTGGACTCCGGCGCCGGTGCGGTGCTGACCGCGGGTGGGATGGCCGCCACCGTAGCCGAGCGGTTCGCCGAAACCGTGGAAGACAGCCACTTCCCGGTCCTCGACGTGGACACTGTGGACGATGAGCTGACCGGCTCGTGGACCCCGCCGGAGATCGGCGGCGACGACCTCGCCTTCCTGCAGTACACCTCGGGCTCCACCGGCGCGCCCAAGGGCGTGATGGTGCGGCACCGCGACATCGTCCGGCACGTCGGCCACATGTACCGCCGGTTCGAGCTGACCGGCACCAGCACCGCGGTGTCCTGGCTGCCGCCGTTCCACGACATGGGCTTGATCGCGTTCATCCTGATGCCCGCGGTGATGGCCTACCACGCCGTGCTGATGACCCCGCGGGACTTCGTCACCCGGCCCGCGCGCTGGCTGGAGGCGATCAGCCGGTACCGCGGTGAGATGGTGGCTGCACCGGACTTCGCCTACGAGCTCTGCGCCGACCGGGTCACCGACGACGAACTGTCCGGTTTGGACCTGTCGAGCTGGCGCCACGCCTGCAACGGAGCCGAGCCGGTGCGGGCGGAGACCATCGAGCGCTTCACCGAACGGTTCGCGCCACGGGGTTTCCAGCCTGAAACCTTCCGTCCGTGCTACGGACTGGCCGAGGTCACCCTCGCCGCCGCGGTGCCGCTGTCCGGCAGCCGGCCGGTGATCATCGAACGCACCTGGGACACCGAGGAGCAGGGCAAGCGCCTGGTCGGCTGCGGGGTGCCGCTGGACGACCACGAGCTGGTCATCGTCGACCCGGAAACCCGCGAGCGAACCGGCGACGGCACCCTCGGCGAGATCTGGGTGACCGGGCCGAGCATCCCCGCCGGGTACTGGAACCGCGAGGAGGAGACCGAGCGGACCTTCCGCGCGACCCTGGCCGGCGGTGACGCGCACTACCTGCGCACCGGCGACATGGGCCTGGTGCAGGACGGCGAACTGTACGTGGCGGGCCGGTACAAGGACCTGATCATCATCCGCGGCCGCAACTACGCGCCGTCGGACATCGAGCACCTGGTCGGCCCGTGCCACCCGCGCAACCGCGCCAGCGGCACGGCCGCGTTCTCGGTCACCGCCGGTGGTGCCGAGCGGCTCGTGGTGGTGCAGGAGGTGCGCACCCGCCGCGAGAGCGACTTCGAGGCGATCGTCGAAGCGGTTCGCCGGCGCGTGCTGGAGGAACTGGAGATCACCGTCGACGTGGTGGTCCTGACCAAGCCGACCGCGCTGCCCAAGACCACCAGCGGCAAGATCCAGCGCCGTGCCTGCCGGGCGCGGTTCCTCGCGGGCAGCCTGGAGACCCTGCACGAGTGGCGGGCCGCCACCGGTGAGCGCGCGGCCGGCCCGGTCGAACTCGAGGACGGCTGGTCCGGCACCGCCGAGGCGATGGAGATCCTGCTCGCGGAGAACGTCGGCCGGGTGATCGGTTCCGACGTCGCGCTGATCGACCGCGCCCAGCCGTTCAGCACCCAGGGCCTGGATTCGGTACGGGGTGCCGAGTTCACCGGCAATCTCTCGGTGCTGCTCGGCGTACCCGTGCCCGCCGCGGCGCTCTACGAATACCCGTCCATTCGCGACCTCGCCCGGCACCTGGTCGAACAACGAGCGGCGGGCGAGGGGACCGGGGACGACCGGTGA
- a CDS encoding type I polyketide synthase codes for MTAPVAVAGMACRLPGASGPDEFWRLITEGRSEVGEVPSARWDVEATYDPQPGLRGKTCSRWGGLLSDVDRFDTELFGITPREVERLDPQQRLVLEVAWEALEDAALIPADLAGSRTGVFIGAGNSDFARMLLQEMSEVDIYSLVGGGLSLLANRLSYTLDLRGPSVVVDTACSGSLVAVHQAMRSLRDGECDLAIAGGVNLCLSPEVDIANSHARLLSPTGGSKVFDESADGFVRSEGCALVVLRRADEPGPAHAVLKGSAMAGSGRGNGLGAPSAAGQEEVVRLALRNAGVEPSAVGYVETHTTGTAIGDAVEVGSLSRVFGGDRETPLRLGSVKAGIGHLEAASGVVSLIKTILVLRHGWIPPVAVERLSPQIRLGAGVEIPAEPCTWDGPRLAGINSFGYGGNNVHLVVGEAPSVPAKSGEGPEVLVLSARSAESLTELVSRYTGFLRDRQDVPLADIAHTARVARTHYDHRLFAVGTTHEELARSLAEAEAFVVGKPVIAFEFADDKADGDWFEALCQRIPALALIVEDLDGTIDAPGFVPQYALATLLAEWGVYPDLVLGDGSGEIAAACVAGASNPYEFDGEFGDPDTPLYLGGQAPERDFTIRFCDDFTGDGLPRLLGSLHCRGSEVDWTAIGTERPVAHLPATPFEHHERWPIGLHRRAPAKPAKAHPLLRRR; via the coding sequence GTGACCGCGCCGGTCGCGGTGGCCGGAATGGCCTGCCGCCTCCCCGGGGCTTCCGGACCGGACGAGTTCTGGCGGCTGATCACCGAGGGGCGCAGCGAGGTCGGCGAGGTGCCGTCCGCGCGCTGGGACGTGGAGGCGACCTACGATCCGCAACCCGGTCTGCGCGGCAAGACCTGTTCACGCTGGGGTGGCCTGCTGTCCGATGTGGACCGCTTCGACACCGAACTGTTCGGGATCACCCCACGTGAAGTCGAACGACTGGACCCGCAGCAGCGGTTGGTGCTGGAGGTCGCCTGGGAGGCGCTGGAGGACGCGGCGCTGATCCCCGCCGACCTGGCGGGCAGCCGGACCGGGGTGTTCATCGGCGCCGGGAACAGCGACTTCGCCCGAATGCTGTTGCAGGAAATGTCCGAAGTGGACATCTACTCCCTGGTCGGCGGTGGGCTGAGCCTGCTGGCGAACCGGCTGTCGTACACGCTCGACCTGCGCGGCCCGAGCGTGGTGGTGGACACCGCGTGCTCCGGCTCGCTGGTCGCGGTGCACCAGGCGATGCGCAGCCTGCGCGACGGTGAATGCGATCTGGCCATCGCGGGCGGGGTGAACCTGTGCCTCTCGCCCGAGGTGGACATCGCGAACTCGCACGCCCGGCTGCTCTCACCGACCGGCGGCAGCAAGGTCTTCGACGAGTCGGCCGACGGTTTTGTGCGGAGCGAAGGCTGTGCACTGGTGGTGTTGCGCCGTGCCGACGAACCGGGTCCGGCGCACGCGGTGCTCAAGGGGTCCGCGATGGCGGGTTCCGGGCGCGGCAACGGGCTTGGCGCGCCGAGTGCGGCCGGTCAGGAGGAAGTGGTCCGGCTCGCGTTGCGCAACGCCGGGGTCGAGCCCAGCGCGGTCGGGTACGTCGAAACGCACACCACCGGCACGGCCATCGGTGACGCCGTCGAGGTCGGCTCGCTGTCCCGCGTGTTCGGCGGTGACCGCGAGACGCCGTTGCGACTGGGTTCGGTCAAGGCGGGCATCGGGCACCTGGAAGCGGCTTCGGGCGTGGTCTCGTTGATCAAGACCATTCTGGTGCTGCGGCACGGCTGGATCCCGCCGGTGGCGGTCGAGCGGTTGAGCCCGCAGATCCGGCTCGGTGCCGGGGTGGAGATCCCGGCGGAACCGTGCACTTGGGACGGTCCGCGGCTGGCGGGTATCAATTCGTTCGGCTACGGCGGCAACAACGTGCACCTGGTGGTGGGCGAGGCGCCCAGCGTCCCGGCGAAATCCGGTGAGGGCCCGGAGGTGCTGGTCCTGTCGGCTCGTTCGGCGGAATCGCTGACCGAACTCGTCAGCCGTTACACCGGTTTCCTGCGGGACCGCCAGGACGTGCCGCTGGCCGACATCGCCCACACCGCTCGGGTCGCCCGGACGCACTACGACCACCGGCTCTTCGCGGTCGGCACCACGCACGAGGAACTGGCCCGAAGCCTCGCCGAGGCGGAGGCGTTCGTTGTCGGCAAGCCGGTGATCGCCTTCGAGTTCGCCGACGACAAGGCGGACGGTGACTGGTTCGAAGCCCTGTGCCAGCGGATTCCCGCACTCGCGCTGATCGTCGAAGACCTCGATGGCACGATCGACGCGCCCGGCTTTGTGCCGCAGTACGCGTTGGCGACGTTGCTGGCGGAGTGGGGTGTCTACCCGGACCTGGTTCTGGGGGACGGTTCGGGTGAGATCGCCGCCGCCTGCGTCGCGGGCGCGAGCAATCCCTACGAGTTCGACGGCGAGTTCGGCGACCCCGACACCCCGCTGTACCTGGGCGGTCAAGCACCCGAGCGCGACTTCACCATCCGCTTCTGCGACGACTTCACCGGCGACGGATTACCGCGACTCCTCGGCAGCCTGCACTGCCGAGGCTCCGAAGTGGACTGGACGGCGATCGGTACCGAGCGGCCGGTGGCGCACCTGCCCGCGACCCCGTTCGAGCACCACGAGCGGTGGCCGATCGGGCTGCACCGCCGGGCACCGGCTAAACCGGCCAAGGCGCACCCGCTGCTGCGCCGGCGCTGA